Part of the Primulina huaijiensis isolate GDHJ02 chromosome 15, ASM1229523v2, whole genome shotgun sequence genome is shown below.
CCAGAGTATGTCATAATGCAGGGAGACAGCAGTTCCAGCCACAACAGTTTGGTCAAGTTCCTCGTGGACCAGTCTTTAGACCATATGCTCCTACCCTATCATTTCAGCAGTCTAGTTACCCACCTCCCAGAGGTCCTATTCATCAGACATTTCCAGGGCCACAGCAAGCCCAAGTCCATGCTTTGACTCAGGACCAGGCTCAGAATGCACCAGGAggagtgattgcaggtatttgttATGTTTTTAACTATCTTGCATGCATATTGATAGAcacaggagcatctcattcatttttatctgctgcatttgttgatgagcatgagattgctactATTCTTTTGTTGAATACTGTGTCAGTTGCTACTCCTGCCGGTGTATCTTTGATGTCCCGTGAAATAGTTTTGAACTGTGTGATTAGATTTGAGGGTANCTTTAATGTCCCGTGAAATAGTTTTGAACTGTGTGATTAGATTTGAGGGTAATATTATGATAACAAATCTAATCAAATTTGCcatgactgattttgactgtattctGGGTATGGATGTGTTGACGAATTATCGAGCCACTGTGGATTGTTTCCATGGAATTGTCAGATTTAGACCGTATTGTGGCAgcaaatggaatttttatggttaCGATTCACAGTCTCGAATTTCATTAGTATCTGCAATGGAAATGTTCAGATTGTTGTCAATCGACAATGAAGGATTTTTGATCTATGCTCTTGATGCAACACGGGAAGAACGATTGAAAGTTATAGACATTCCCATTGTCAAGGATTTTCCagatgtatttcctgatgagattCCATGTTTTCAACCTCAAAGAGAAATAGATCTTAGCATTGAATTGATGTCAGGGACGaatcctatttctagagcaccaTATCGTTTAGCTCCAACAGAGTTGAAAAACTCAAGGAACAGCTACAAGATTTATTGGAGAAAGGCTATATCAGACCAAGTATGTCGCCCTGGGGAGCTCCAGtattgttcgtaaagaagaaagacggaacgatgagaatgtgcatcgattatcggcagttgaatcgggctactgtgaagaataaatatcctctgTCGCGTATTGATGACTTGTTTTATCAGTTGCAGGGTACTTCTgtgtattctaagattgatcttcgttccgGATATCATCAGCTTAGAGTCCGAGAGGAAGATGTTCCTAAGACAGCATTTCAGACAcaatatgggcattatgaattctCAGTTGTGCCTTTCGGTTTGACTAATGCACCCGCagtgtttatggatttaatgaaccgTGTATTCCGAGAATTCATCAATAGATTCGTTattgtctttattgatgatatcttgatttattctAAGTAAAAAACAGAGCACAAAGAACATTTGACACTAGTCCTTCAGACACTCAGAGAAGCACAATTGTATGCCAAATTTtctaagtgtgagttctggttggacaGAGTTTTATTTTTAGGCCATGTTATATGTGCACAAGGagtatctgttgatcctagtaaagttgaagctgttaTCAACTGGCCTAAACCAACAAATGCTGAAATTCGAAGCTTTTTGGGAATAGCTAGGTATTATAGGCGTTTTATTGAGGGATTTTCTAAAATAACTAGGCCGAtgacccagttgacacagaaagATCGACGTTTTGTATGGACTGCAGAATGTGAGTCTAGCTCCCGGACTTTGAAAGAAAAGTTGACCACAGCTCCAGTGCAAGCTTTGCCTTCAGGCTCAGGTGGATTTGTTGTCTGTACAGATGCTTCTCTAAATGGACTgagttgtgttttgatgcaaaatgggcgagtgattgcatatgcatctcgtcagttgaagccacatgagactggatatccagttcatgatttGGATTTAGCTGCCATTGAGTTTGCATTGAACATATGGCGTCATTATCTGTACGGGGAACAATTtgtgatttattctgatcacaagagtccgAAGTATCTTTTCACACAGTTCgacttgaatatgagacaacgtcAATGGTTAGAATTgcttaaagactttgattgtgatatTCAATACCAACCAGGGACGATGAATCAAGTTGCAGATGCTCTGAGTAGAAATGTTCAGCCTAAAATGTTGACATCTCTGACTATTTCAAAAGTTCATGAGCATTTGGGAACTTCAAGATGGACTTACCAGTCTAAGGGCTACTACTTTATAGTGTCATCTATTCAAATTGAACAACAGATTGTTTCTAAAATCAAAGCAGCACAGAAAACCGATCCGCATGTTCATAGATTGAAAGAATTGACTCAGACCGATCAATCAAATAAGTTCAGTGTTGCTTCAGATGGATGTCTGCGCTATAATAGTAGACTTGTGGTTCCGAACTTGATAGATTTGAAAGAGTCTATACTTCGAGAAGCTCATTGTAGTCTACACGGTGTTCATCCAGGAATCAGGAAGATGTATCATATCTTGAAATCTCATTATTGGTGGGAAGacatgaagaaagatatttctgAATTTGTAGCTAAATGTTTAACGTGCCAACATGTTAAAGCTGAGAGAATGAGACCTGGTGGTATGTTACATAGTCTGGAAGTGCCACAATGGAATTGTGAGcacattgctatggattttgtgacacaccTACCTCGTTCAAATCGTGgatgtgatgcgatttgggtgattGTGGATAGATTGTCTAAATCAGCCCATTTTATTCTTTATGATCGTACttgtacttataagaaaatggcAAAAATGTACATTGATCATGtagtgagattgcatggtgtgcctgtAACCATAGTATCatatcgtgatcccaggtttgcttcgaAGTTTTGGGGCAGTTTGCAATCAGCTTTAGGTTCAAAGTTGGCGATGAGTACTGCAtatcacccacagacagatggtcagtctgagaggacCATTCAGACACTTGAGGACATGTTGCGAGCAGTCGTGATAGATTTCCGAGGTGGTTGGCAGGAATCATTGTCTCTAGTTTAATTCTCTTACAATAACACTTTTCAAGCAACCATCGGGATGGCACCATTTGAGGCCTTGTACggcaggaagtgtagatctctgATATGCTGGGAAGATGTAGGAGAACGACATATGTCAATGccagaatttattcaagaaatgaaAGAGAAGGTTGAAATGATCAGAAAAAGAATGAAAGCAGCTCAAGATCGTGAAACTAGTTATGCTAATAAAAGGCGTAGGCCTTTAGAATTTCAGGTTGGCGATCAGGTTTTCTTGAAAGTATCACCATTTTGTGGTACTATGAGATTTGGGCGTAAAGGGAAGCTAGCTCCGCGTTATATTGGTCCGTATATgattgttgagaggattggcacGTTGGCTTATCGTTTAGACTTGCCGCAGAGTTTGTCTGCGatacatgatgtgtttcatgtatctataTTATGAAAGTACGagccagatccttctcatgttttGAGGACTGATGAGGTGGAGTTGGACAGTTCCCTTAGCTATGTTGAGCATCCAGTGCAAAtccttgatcgtaaagaaaaacgaCTCAGGAATAAGACGATTCCACTGGTTATGGTGCAGTGGAATAGACATGGGAGAGAAGAAGCTACATGGGAATTAGAGGCTAAGATGCGCCAATAATGTTCTCATTTgtttgaaaatgaaataaattattccatgTATTCTGATTTCCCAATGTACTATCAATGGTAAATGTTTGTAAACCACTTCTGTACAAATGTTGTGTATGCTAGATTTCGAAGACGAAATCTTTTCTTAGTAGGGGAGAATGTGAGAGTCCAGCCCAAACAAGAAGCCCAacccatgtttttttttattattaagcaAATAAGATAATTAAGCAAATAAGAAAAGAAGTTTCTCTCTCCTCGTCTCCATCTTCTCGACCGAAAGctgtttttttccttctttttcaattttgaaattcttttcatcaattGTGGCCGTTTCgatcatcaaaaaataaatgcatattCGGAATCCTCTCGACGAGAGCTATCCATTGATACCAAAATTTTGCAGAAAAATCGTGACTCCCGGAAACCCGTCGGAGACCGCCGCCTGTTTTTCGGCGGAAAAGTTGGAAGGAAGCTTGGGTTATGTTGTTTGAAGCTTAAATTCGAAGCTTtgagcaattttcgaaatttcagaggtataattttgattttagggtttcgaattttgggaattttaattcaattgagttccaataattaatacatattggattattgattgtaggtgcTATATCGGAGTCTATTGGAGGTATTAagctaattttcgaaatttaattagataatattttgaatttagcctattaattttggaatttatgatttttgaaatgttaaatCGTTATTGGGACGTGTTTATAGCATTAGAAATAGAAAATGACAATATTGGAAATTCCTAGAAAATATCGAAAATTTTAGATTCAGTACgattgaattttcgaaatttcaagtTGTCCGGTATTGAGagatttaagttaaataaatcgCTATATTTGACTTTGCGATGAGTTTTAGAAATTGTAAAGCCTAAATTaagaatttttggaattttaggctaaattgtcaaataatagaaaaataaattgaacttgatatgaaatgtaTTATTTGCCACAAGATTGGATTATTcgaaaaatctttaaaaaatttcagtGGTAAATTAAGGGTTCAGTTGAGATACGCATGAACTTTTTTAGTATGACGTCTATATGATGTGAAATGACGTTAAGTActttgtaatgagttgtggcgtgccttatgtgcttctgtgaatacgtgagtgcattcatgcatttatttgtgttgatactattagtgcatagcatttcgagccttgaATCCTTTGATtactattgatattgatattgatctatcgagttgttgcgtcatcgatggagcgggtgggtaggattagcactcctgatgacttgcatgagggctgagcgggtagctcccgtaccctcgatgctacgtgcatggatgagtgacgacttgatgttgcgttgctatgttcctggcacgggtgaccactgttactgttgttgatgcgattcatttggactccgtttggtGTCCATTATCAGTTGTTACCTTTCACGCATTGCATTACATTGCATTGCATCTCATTTTGCTTGATGttatttcatgtcagttatatttgtcgTAATATTATTGGTTCGTCGTACTGGGGCCCGACCCCTCGTTTCTTTTTATGCTGTGGTTGTTTTTTATGCCATAACAGGTTATCCaggaggatttgac
Proteins encoded:
- the LOC140959265 gene encoding uncharacterized protein, with protein sequence MAPFEALYGRKCRSLICWEDVGERHMSMPEFIQEMKEKVEMIRKRMKAAQDRETSYANKRRRPLEFQVGDQVFLKVSPFCGTMRFGRKGKLAPRYIGPYMIVERIGTLAYRLDLPQNPSHVLRTDEVELDSSLSYVEHPVQILDRKEKRLRNKTIPLVMVQWNRHGREEATWELEAKMRQ